The following are encoded together in the Bacillus sp. V2I10 genome:
- a CDS encoding glycerophosphodiester phosphodiesterase family protein, whose amino-acid sequence MNKKWAAGAGIALALLVGPITQPTSAEAAGTKIDNVAHRGASGYAPENTIAAFDKAVEMKADYIEIDVQRSKDGELVVIHDTTVDRTTDGSGPVQSLTYEEIRNLDAGSWKGTEFAGEKIPSFDEILDRYHGKVGILIELKAPELYPGIEESVALELKERNLDKPQNEKTIIQSFNFESMKKMNDLLPKVPIGVLTSSRLHTTQQALKEFSAYADYFNPSYTIVTKELVNQVHEEGMKIQSWTVRSQETADFLLEMQVDGIITDYPDYVDPR is encoded by the coding sequence ATGAATAAAAAGTGGGCAGCGGGAGCGGGTATTGCACTCGCATTGTTAGTTGGTCCAATCACACAGCCAACTTCAGCAGAAGCAGCGGGAACCAAGATTGATAATGTAGCACATCGGGGAGCTTCAGGATATGCACCTGAGAACACGATTGCAGCGTTTGACAAAGCTGTCGAAATGAAGGCTGATTACATTGAAATTGACGTTCAAAGAAGTAAAGACGGGGAATTAGTCGTCATTCATGATACTACAGTAGACCGTACCACAGATGGCAGCGGACCCGTTCAAAGTTTAACGTACGAAGAAATAAGAAATCTTGATGCAGGCAGCTGGAAAGGCACAGAATTTGCAGGTGAAAAAATTCCATCATTTGATGAAATTCTTGATCGCTATCACGGGAAAGTAGGAATACTGATTGAACTTAAAGCACCAGAGCTATATCCAGGAATTGAAGAGAGCGTTGCTCTTGAGCTAAAAGAGAGAAACTTAGATAAACCTCAAAATGAAAAAACAATTATCCAATCATTTAATTTTGAATCAATGAAGAAAATGAATGATCTTCTTCCAAAAGTACCGATTGGTGTCCTGACATCATCTCGATTACATACAACACAGCAAGCATTAAAAGAATTCAGTGCATACGCTGACTATTTCAACCCAAGCTATACAATCGTCACAAAAGAGCTTGTTAATCAAGTACATGAAGAAGGAATGAAAATTCAATCATGGACGGTTCGAAGTCAAGAAACGGCTGATTTTCTTTTAGAGATGCAAGTGGATGGAATTATAACGGATTATCCGGATTATGTAGATCCGAGATAA
- a CDS encoding IclR family transcriptional regulator, with amino-acid sequence MVIKTVEKSFGILEVIAQKPMTFIELVEKLDSNKATVHRFLSSLEQLGYITKNNQEKFILSQKWFQLAFQAQDQLDIVETARPFLESIANKVQESVLLAQYLGDQVLYVEKVETNLAVRIVLDVGKQAPLHCVASGKLYLAHLSPQLLERYLSKNQLKSFTENTITDKESLVPELKKIYEMGYATDQEEWEKGLKGIAFPIFNGRKELAGALCIAGLAFRFTDEQIEQIIEPALCATQEISKRLGYVSKGGIVIR; translated from the coding sequence GTGGTTATTAAAACAGTAGAAAAATCCTTCGGAATTTTAGAAGTGATCGCACAGAAGCCAATGACATTTATTGAATTGGTCGAAAAGCTGGACAGCAATAAAGCAACTGTACACCGATTTTTATCTTCGCTTGAGCAGCTTGGATATATTACAAAAAATAACCAAGAAAAATTCATCTTATCACAAAAATGGTTTCAACTGGCATTTCAGGCACAAGATCAGCTTGATATTGTGGAAACAGCAAGGCCCTTCTTAGAAAGCATAGCCAACAAGGTGCAGGAAAGCGTTCTTTTAGCGCAGTATCTTGGAGATCAAGTGCTCTATGTAGAAAAAGTTGAAACAAATCTGGCTGTCCGCATTGTCCTTGATGTAGGAAAACAAGCACCTCTCCATTGTGTAGCTTCAGGAAAATTATATTTGGCTCATTTGTCGCCGCAGCTCCTCGAGCGTTATTTATCAAAAAACCAGCTAAAGTCTTTTACAGAAAACACAATAACTGATAAAGAATCCTTGGTTCCTGAATTAAAAAAGATTTATGAAATGGGATATGCAACTGATCAAGAAGAATGGGAGAAGGGATTAAAAGGTATTGCATTTCCCATATTTAACGGAAGAAAAGAATTGGCTGGGGCACTTTGTATTGCTGGTCTGGCTTTTCGTTTTACAGATGAACAGATTGAGCAAATCATCGAACCAGCATTGTGCGCCACTCAAGAAATTTCAAAGAGATTGGGTTATGTGAGTAAAGGAGGAATTGTAATCAGATGA
- a CDS encoding SDR family NAD(P)-dependent oxidoreductase, whose amino-acid sequence MGKLKGQVAIVTGGSRGIGAGIAYRLAGEGAHIVIVDVLEASEMIEKVTNHFPDIQVRSHQADIRDIAAIETLVKKTIHEFGRIDILVNNAGTCSRFDLEEMTEDMWNQDINTNLKATFFFMQKVVYPHMISRNYGRIINISSISGMNGGHVSSFDPNSLKGRSGPAYAASKGGVIALTKWAAKELGSTGITCNSVAPGAVESEITKGIAYNLDNQVVKRMGIPEDIAEAVCYFSLPEASYTTGQILRVCGGAVFA is encoded by the coding sequence ATGGGAAAGCTGAAAGGTCAAGTTGCTATTGTAACAGGAGGTTCAAGAGGAATAGGCGCGGGAATAGCGTATCGTCTTGCAGGAGAAGGTGCTCACATCGTGATTGTAGATGTACTTGAGGCTAGCGAAATGATTGAAAAAGTCACTAATCATTTTCCAGACATTCAAGTTAGATCTCATCAAGCGGATATTCGAGATATTGCCGCAATTGAAACTCTAGTAAAAAAGACCATTCATGAATTTGGCCGGATAGATATATTAGTTAATAATGCAGGAACATGCAGCAGGTTCGACTTGGAAGAAATGACAGAAGACATGTGGAATCAGGATATAAATACAAACCTAAAAGCAACGTTTTTCTTCATGCAAAAAGTCGTTTATCCCCATATGATTTCACGCAATTATGGAAGAATCATAAATATAAGTTCGATTTCTGGGATGAATGGGGGGCATGTTTCTAGCTTTGATCCAAATAGTTTAAAAGGAAGATCCGGGCCAGCCTATGCAGCAAGTAAAGGCGGAGTCATTGCGCTCACGAAATGGGCTGCAAAGGAGCTTGGCTCTACTGGGATTACATGTAATAGTGTTGCTCCTGGAGCAGTGGAGTCAGAAATCACAAAAGGAATTGCATATAATCTCGACAATCAGGTTGTGAAAAGAATGGGAATTCCTGAAGATATTGCTGAAGCCGTCTGTTATTTCAGCTTGCCGGAAGCAAGCTACACAACAGGTCAAATCCTGCGGGTATGCGGAGGGGCTGTATTTGCATAG
- a CDS encoding TRAP transporter large permease, with translation MNALLLFGLFALLVLIRIPIAIALAASSISVLLLNWGPSSLTLLPDVLYPSIAKFTLLAIPFFILAGVIMEYAGISRRLIHFANVCVGHYKSGIILVTVITAIFFAAISGSGPATVAAIGGILIPALVKNGMKKESASALLASSGAIGIVIPPSIAMIVFAVVAGDQLNVSIGRLFIAGVIPGLLLGAGFIVAAIYVKKRDLLKQNIEVNEVAAALEARVKATPKETFQAFKDAIWGLLMPVIILGGIYGGIFTPTEAAVVAVFYGFFVGIFIYRDLKLSNIYRILYESAAQTAVIMLIVSSASLFAYIITTEQIADNMANSLLSISSNPIVILLILNLILLIAGAFIDAISAFYIFVPILIPVIIHFNIDPTVFGIFMTVNLAIGLFTPPVGINLYVACGIGNVKLHSISKAILPFLIAAVIVLLLITYIPAISTFLPDLFGV, from the coding sequence ATGAATGCTCTTTTATTATTCGGACTCTTCGCTTTATTGGTCCTTATTAGAATCCCAATCGCAATTGCACTTGCGGCATCATCTATTTCAGTTCTCTTATTAAATTGGGGTCCTTCAAGCTTAACCTTGCTTCCTGATGTTTTATATCCCAGCATAGCAAAATTTACTTTACTCGCGATTCCATTTTTTATTCTTGCAGGAGTCATTATGGAGTATGCAGGAATATCCCGAAGGTTAATCCATTTTGCAAATGTGTGTGTTGGGCATTATAAAAGCGGAATTATTTTGGTTACTGTCATAACAGCTATCTTTTTTGCGGCTATCTCCGGTTCAGGTCCCGCTACTGTTGCCGCAATTGGAGGGATCCTGATTCCAGCTTTAGTGAAGAATGGCATGAAAAAAGAATCTGCCAGTGCGCTGTTAGCCAGTTCAGGCGCGATTGGAATCGTTATTCCGCCAAGTATAGCCATGATCGTTTTTGCTGTTGTAGCCGGTGATCAATTAAATGTTTCAATAGGCAGATTATTTATTGCAGGTGTCATACCGGGTCTTTTACTAGGTGCAGGTTTTATAGTTGCTGCAATATATGTGAAAAAACGCGATTTATTAAAACAAAATATCGAAGTAAATGAAGTTGCTGCAGCCCTTGAGGCTAGAGTTAAAGCAACACCAAAAGAAACATTTCAGGCATTCAAGGATGCAATTTGGGGTCTGTTAATGCCGGTCATTATTCTTGGCGGGATTTATGGAGGTATTTTTACTCCAACTGAAGCAGCAGTCGTAGCTGTATTTTACGGATTTTTTGTAGGAATCTTTATTTATCGAGATTTGAAATTATCGAATATTTACCGGATTCTTTATGAATCAGCTGCTCAAACAGCAGTTATCATGTTGATCGTAAGTTCTGCCTCCTTGTTTGCCTACATCATTACTACAGAACAAATAGCTGACAATATGGCTAATTCCCTGTTATCCATCAGTTCAAATCCAATTGTCATCTTATTGATTTTAAACTTGATTCTGCTGATTGCGGGCGCCTTTATAGATGCTATTTCAGCATTTTACATTTTTGTGCCTATCTTAATTCCAGTCATTATTCATTTCAATATTGATCCTACCGTTTTTGGCATCTTTATGACTGTTAATCTGGCAATCGGTTTATTTACACCTCCTGTCGGAATAAACCTTTATGTTGCCTGCGGTATAGGGAATGTAAAGCTTCATAGTATTTCAAAAGCTATTCTGCCATTTTTAATAGCGGCTGTCATCGTGCTGTTATTAATAACATATATCCCAGCTATTTCAACATTTTTACCGGATTTATTTGGAGTTTAA
- a CDS encoding sodium:alanine symporter family protein yields MDFINGIISGGNTILWSYLLIYMLVGLGLYFTIRSKFVQFRYFGEMFRLLKEPGMTSKEGKRGISSLQAFFISAASRVGTGNLAGVAIAIAVGGPGAVFWMWLIALVGMASSFVESTLAQVYKVKDGDQFRGGPAYYMEKALNAKWMGILFAVLITLCFGLIFNAVQANTIALAFESAFNVDKTVMGIILAIFTGIIIFGGLKRIAAASQIIVPVMALIYIGVALVVVITNIAEIPSVIAVIFSNAFGFEQAVGGGIGAAIENGIKRGLFSNEAGMGSAPNAAATASVTHPAKQGFIQTLGVFFDTIIICSTTAFLILLFDTTPDSALDGIQITQAALQSHIGDWGGTFLAVAILLFAFSSVIGNYYYGETNIEFLNGNKSALFIYRLAVIGMVIFGSVSGFQLIWDMADLFMGLMAVTNLIAITLLSKLAFEVLKDYGRQRKEGKNPVFRASSIKGLKNTESWGDNEIEESK; encoded by the coding sequence ATGGATTTTATTAACGGAATTATATCAGGCGGAAATACAATTTTATGGTCTTACTTATTAATTTATATGCTGGTAGGTCTGGGATTATATTTCACTATTCGATCAAAGTTTGTGCAGTTTCGCTATTTTGGAGAAATGTTCAGGCTTTTAAAAGAGCCGGGCATGACCTCAAAGGAAGGAAAAAGAGGCATTTCATCCCTTCAGGCATTCTTTATTAGCGCAGCTTCGCGTGTGGGCACAGGAAATCTTGCCGGGGTGGCTATTGCGATTGCAGTCGGCGGACCGGGAGCAGTCTTCTGGATGTGGCTGATCGCACTTGTCGGAATGGCATCAAGCTTCGTCGAAAGCACTCTTGCTCAAGTCTACAAAGTGAAAGACGGAGATCAATTCCGAGGCGGACCTGCCTATTATATGGAAAAAGCACTTAATGCAAAGTGGATGGGAATTCTTTTTGCCGTATTAATAACTCTATGTTTCGGATTAATTTTTAACGCGGTTCAGGCTAATACGATCGCTCTTGCTTTTGAAAGCGCGTTTAACGTGGACAAAACCGTTATGGGGATTATCTTGGCAATCTTTACAGGAATCATCATTTTCGGAGGGCTGAAACGGATCGCTGCAGCTTCTCAAATTATAGTGCCAGTAATGGCTTTAATCTACATAGGTGTAGCACTAGTAGTTGTTATCACCAATATCGCTGAGATCCCATCTGTTATAGCCGTTATCTTCTCAAATGCATTTGGTTTTGAGCAGGCTGTCGGCGGCGGAATCGGAGCAGCCATTGAAAACGGAATTAAACGAGGCTTGTTTTCAAACGAAGCGGGTATGGGAAGTGCGCCGAATGCAGCTGCAACGGCAAGCGTAACTCATCCGGCTAAACAAGGCTTTATCCAGACACTTGGTGTATTCTTTGACACCATCATAATCTGCAGTACTACTGCATTCCTAATACTGTTGTTTGATACGACCCCTGACTCGGCATTAGACGGAATTCAGATTACACAGGCTGCATTGCAATCGCATATCGGAGATTGGGGAGGAACATTCCTGGCAGTCGCGATCCTCCTGTTCGCATTCAGTTCGGTTATCGGAAATTACTACTATGGTGAGACCAATATTGAATTTTTGAACGGGAACAAATCAGCACTTTTCATTTATCGATTAGCTGTCATCGGTATGGTGATTTTTGGGTCTGTATCAGGTTTCCAGCTGATATGGGACATGGCAGATCTATTCATGGGTCTTATGGCCGTTACAAATCTGATCGCCATAACACTTCTTTCAAAGCTTGCATTTGAAGTTTTAAAAGATTATGGACGCCAGCGTAAAGAAGGAAAGAACCCTGTATTCAGAGCAAGCTCCATTAAAGGTCTTAAAAACACGGAATCCTGGGGAGACAATGAGATAGAAGAATCTAAATAG
- a CDS encoding beta-ketoacyl synthase N-terminal-like domain-containing protein, protein MKQVLVSGIGMTKFGTHRDRSVKNLLLEASLTALKDAEFPRIDAVFAGNFMSGVLAEQEILGSVIAHDLGLGPIPTAKMEGACASGGIAFRHAYEMIRAGVYDTVLVAGVEKMKHASTERVMQAINGAMDTESNEKKAGLTFPGFFGILANRYFYETDASKKHLAMVAKKNRDYAIQNPKAQYREPVSIEEIMNARMITDPLGLFDCSPITDGAAAIILSRGEKGIIVRSSSQASGPTQAQEIEDLLSITAIKESAGHAYELAGLGPDDIHVVELHDCFSMTEILAIEALGLAKKGEGWKAIEQGLTKHGGKVPVNTSGGLLSRGHPIGATGIAQIYQIVRQLRGNACNQVENAKIGLAQNLGGTGSYSTVHIFENRG, encoded by the coding sequence ATGAAACAGGTATTAGTATCAGGGATAGGTATGACGAAATTCGGGACACATAGAGACCGTTCTGTAAAAAACCTGCTTTTAGAAGCCAGTTTAACCGCACTGAAAGATGCAGAATTTCCTCGCATAGACGCAGTTTTCGCCGGGAATTTCATGTCAGGTGTTCTCGCAGAACAAGAAATTTTGGGCTCCGTCATTGCTCATGATTTAGGCTTAGGACCCATTCCGACAGCAAAGATGGAAGGTGCTTGTGCAAGCGGGGGAATCGCATTCAGGCATGCTTATGAAATGATAAGGGCAGGAGTCTATGACACGGTATTAGTGGCAGGAGTCGAAAAAATGAAGCATGCTTCAACTGAAAGGGTTATGCAGGCAATAAACGGTGCTATGGACACAGAATCCAATGAGAAAAAAGCGGGTCTTACATTTCCCGGATTCTTTGGTATTTTAGCAAATCGGTATTTTTATGAAACAGATGCTTCAAAAAAACATTTAGCCATGGTGGCTAAGAAAAACCGGGACTATGCCATTCAGAATCCTAAAGCACAATATCGGGAACCTGTATCGATTGAGGAAATTATGAATGCAAGGATGATTACGGATCCTCTCGGCCTCTTTGATTGTTCACCAATAACTGATGGAGCCGCAGCTATTATTTTAAGCAGAGGGGAAAAAGGTATTATTGTTCGTTCATCGTCCCAAGCCTCTGGTCCTACTCAAGCACAGGAAATTGAAGATCTTCTATCCATTACAGCGATAAAAGAATCAGCGGGACATGCCTATGAACTGGCAGGTCTCGGACCGGATGATATTCATGTCGTCGAGCTTCATGACTGTTTTTCAATGACAGAAATATTAGCAATTGAGGCCTTGGGATTAGCGAAAAAAGGTGAGGGCTGGAAAGCCATCGAACAAGGTTTAACAAAACATGGGGGCAAGGTGCCGGTTAATACTAGCGGAGGATTGCTCTCCCGAGGACATCCAATCGGTGCAACCGGGATTGCGCAAATTTATCAGATTGTTAGACAATTAAGAGGAAACGCATGTAATCAAGTAGAGAATGCTAAAATCGGACTGGCACAAAATTTAGGCGGAACAGGCTCTTATTCAACCGTCCATATCTTCGAGAATAGAGGGTGA
- a CDS encoding TRAP transporter small permease, whose amino-acid sequence MSKVISCIENFILAATMLTMSVITFANVITRYFFHYSLSFTEEITINLFVLLTFLGAAAGLRKNAHLGFSLLFEKSNVLGQKILIIFGTALISAVFILFAYYGYEMVRFQMERNLITPSLGIKQWMFSLVFPIGCLFCLYRTIEAGAIEWATINKHSERGMKA is encoded by the coding sequence ATGTCAAAAGTGATCAGCTGCATCGAAAATTTTATTCTTGCCGCAACCATGTTAACGATGTCTGTCATTACGTTTGCAAATGTAATAACCAGGTACTTTTTTCACTACTCTCTATCCTTTACAGAAGAGATCACAATAAACCTCTTTGTCTTACTCACTTTTCTAGGTGCTGCTGCAGGACTTAGGAAGAATGCTCATCTTGGTTTTTCCTTGCTGTTTGAGAAATCAAACGTATTAGGCCAAAAAATACTGATCATTTTTGGAACCGCTCTCATTTCAGCTGTTTTTATCCTTTTTGCTTACTACGGTTATGAGATGGTCCGTTTTCAAATGGAAAGAAATTTAATAACTCCTTCCCTTGGAATCAAGCAATGGATGTTTTCACTTGTTTTCCCTATAGGCTGCCTGTTCTGTCTCTATCGGACCATTGAGGCAGGTGCCATTGAATGGGCAACTATAAATAAACATTCAGAAAGAGGGATGAAAGCATGA
- a CDS encoding DctP family TRAP transporter solute-binding subunit, translated as MKKIMYIFVSAIFLVVTAGCSSVITSVPNEKKSYNLKMSVTVNDSSTWYLAAERFAKEVEEKTNGRIKTKVYANEQLSAGDSAKGVEMLLKGSTDFSYHSPIIYSVFEKRLGVVSAPFLFKDLNEVDEKMNGEGGRALNEILVENGIEPLGFGQNGFRQVTNGVRPIQTPEDIENMKIRIPGIKMYSDLWRGLGADPTTMAFSEVFSALQQGTIDGQENPIDVIRSSKLEEVQQYITMWNYSYDPLIFGMNKEKFDSMHVDDQKIIKEAAKHANEFQIELAREKEKEQIEELKAAGMEFVYPTEEELEAFRKASENIYEVYEDVWGKELLDAFKN; from the coding sequence ATGAAAAAGATCATGTACATTTTTGTAAGCGCTATCTTTCTTGTGGTTACAGCTGGCTGCAGCAGCGTAATCACAAGTGTCCCAAATGAGAAGAAAAGCTACAATTTAAAAATGTCGGTAACAGTAAATGATTCTTCCACCTGGTACCTGGCAGCTGAAAGATTTGCTAAAGAAGTTGAAGAAAAGACAAATGGCCGAATTAAAACAAAAGTATATGCAAATGAACAGCTATCTGCAGGAGATTCAGCAAAAGGGGTAGAGATGCTCTTAAAAGGCTCAACAGATTTTAGTTATCATTCACCGATTATATATTCCGTATTTGAAAAGCGTCTAGGTGTAGTTAGCGCTCCTTTTCTTTTTAAAGATTTAAATGAAGTGGATGAAAAAATGAACGGTGAAGGAGGGAGGGCATTAAATGAAATTCTTGTTGAAAACGGGATTGAACCGTTAGGCTTTGGTCAAAATGGGTTTCGTCAAGTAACAAATGGTGTCAGACCGATTCAAACTCCTGAAGATATAGAAAATATGAAAATACGAATTCCAGGAATAAAGATGTATTCAGATCTTTGGAGAGGCTTAGGAGCAGATCCTACAACAATGGCTTTTTCAGAAGTATTTTCAGCCTTGCAGCAAGGCACAATTGATGGTCAGGAAAATCCAATTGATGTCATCCGTTCATCAAAATTGGAAGAGGTTCAACAATATATTACAATGTGGAACTATTCATATGACCCCCTCATTTTTGGAATGAACAAAGAAAAATTTGACAGCATGCACGTTGATGACCAAAAAATTATTAAAGAAGCAGCTAAACATGCAAATGAATTTCAAATAGAACTTGCAAGAGAAAAAGAGAAAGAGCAAATTGAGGAATTAAAAGCAGCCGGGATGGAATTTGTGTATCCAACAGAGGAAGAACTAGAAGCCTTCCGAAAAGCTTCTGAAAACATTTATGAAGTGTATGAAGATGTTTGGGGAAAAGAACTGCTTGATGCGTTTAAAAATTAA
- a CDS encoding class I adenylate-forming enzyme family protein: protein METIAGYVQKAFVQFGHKVAVKDRYRSLTYSQLGERANKLVNMLRQKGMEKGDRLATLMSNRLEHIELDLACAFGGFIKVPLNYRLHPKEHEYMLKQSGTKIVIGEDILLNKIENDLIKITAGSHYEGLLAETEKCVIHERVNEDDVFAIMYTSGTTGKPKGVMLTHRNIISSALSLSMACEITWGDVIGHVAPLTHGSNFLSHASWIFGLTQIVYDKFDPEDFLEDIYKDKVSVIFLVPTIVNLLFQSSTFDPRKLQHVKTINMAGSPIASTKLSAALSQAGDIFVETYGQVEAPMTITVMPRKELKNHLESCGLTGSFVDMKIVDDAGNAVPQGGIGEIICKGSLVMKGYWNNPEATSKTLQKGWLYTGDLGWADENGFLHLVDRKKEVIISGGMNIYPREIEEVLNKHSSVKETCVIGLPCEQWGEKIAAFVVLKEGETADEEELINLCMQHLASFKKPKVIRILDHLPKSSYGKILKREVKQLYGGVNA from the coding sequence ATGGAAACAATAGCTGGCTATGTGCAGAAGGCCTTTGTTCAGTTTGGTCATAAGGTGGCAGTAAAAGATCGTTATCGTTCATTAACCTATTCCCAATTGGGAGAACGTGCTAACAAGCTTGTAAATATGCTGAGACAAAAAGGAATGGAAAAAGGTGATCGCTTAGCTACGTTAATGTCAAACCGCCTTGAACATATCGAACTTGATCTGGCGTGTGCATTTGGCGGTTTCATCAAAGTTCCGCTGAATTATCGGCTGCATCCAAAAGAACATGAGTATATGTTGAAGCAATCTGGAACAAAAATTGTCATTGGTGAAGATATTCTCCTGAATAAAATAGAAAATGATCTAATTAAAATCACTGCCGGGAGCCATTATGAGGGATTGCTTGCAGAAACAGAAAAGTGTGTTATTCATGAACGAGTAAATGAAGATGATGTGTTCGCCATTATGTACACCTCTGGTACAACAGGAAAACCGAAAGGCGTTATGCTTACTCATCGCAATATCATCTCAAGTGCCTTATCACTATCAATGGCTTGTGAAATAACATGGGGTGATGTCATTGGCCATGTTGCACCATTAACGCACGGATCCAACTTTCTTTCTCATGCTTCATGGATATTTGGTTTAACCCAAATTGTTTATGATAAATTTGATCCTGAAGATTTTTTGGAGGATATATACAAGGATAAAGTAAGCGTCATATTCTTAGTTCCAACTATTGTAAATTTATTATTTCAAAGTTCAACATTTGATCCTAGGAAACTTCAACATGTAAAGACCATTAATATGGCAGGCTCTCCAATCGCGTCAACCAAACTGAGTGCAGCCTTATCCCAAGCGGGAGACATTTTTGTTGAGACATATGGTCAAGTTGAGGCTCCGATGACCATTACGGTTATGCCGAGAAAAGAGCTGAAAAATCACTTAGAATCATGTGGTTTAACTGGTTCATTTGTGGACATGAAAATTGTTGATGACGCTGGGAATGCCGTTCCGCAGGGGGGAATCGGCGAAATCATATGCAAGGGATCACTCGTTATGAAAGGCTATTGGAATAATCCAGAGGCCACTTCAAAAACACTTCAAAAAGGGTGGCTTTATACAGGTGACTTAGGATGGGCAGATGAAAATGGATTCTTGCACCTTGTTGACAGAAAAAAAGAAGTCATTATTTCAGGAGGAATGAATATTTATCCCCGTGAAATAGAAGAAGTGTTAAATAAACATTCTTCTGTAAAAGAAACCTGTGTCATCGGCTTGCCTTGTGAACAGTGGGGTGAAAAAATCGCAGCATTTGTAGTTCTTAAAGAGGGTGAAACTGCAGATGAAGAAGAGCTGATCAATCTGTGCATGCAGCATTTGGCAAGCTTTAAAAAGCCAAAAGTCATTCGAATTTTAGATCACCTTCCAAAAAGCTCATACGGAAAAATTTTAAAACGTGAAGTAAAACAGCTGTATGGAGGTGTTAATGCATGA
- a CDS encoding PCC domain-containing protein: MRKSHSVFDADSGVLIGSLSKDDDLLLGILKQCEIHGIRAGSFSCIGSLKTVSYMKLKNENGVLSYTDPIIEEKPIELLNGTGFIGTKEDGSLDIHFHGVFIDEAGIISGGHFIESGNKVAITIEFSVAVLSNAVVRREKDPEMGFRIFNFYRKEGLPEWKQ, encoded by the coding sequence ATGCGGAAATCTCATTCAGTTTTTGATGCTGATAGCGGCGTTCTTATAGGATCTCTCTCAAAAGATGATGATTTGCTTTTAGGAATCTTAAAGCAGTGTGAAATACATGGCATAAGAGCTGGCAGTTTTTCCTGTATAGGTTCTTTGAAAACAGTCAGCTATATGAAACTCAAGAATGAGAACGGCGTACTTTCTTATACAGATCCAATAATAGAAGAAAAGCCTATTGAACTGCTAAATGGGACTGGCTTTATTGGTACCAAAGAAGATGGAAGTTTGGATATACATTTTCATGGAGTCTTTATAGATGAGGCAGGGATTATATCTGGAGGACATTTTATTGAAAGTGGAAATAAGGTTGCGATTACAATCGAATTTTCAGTGGCTGTTCTATCAAATGCAGTTGTCAGAAGAGAGAAAGATCCTGAAATGGGCTTCCGGATTTTTAATTTTTACAGAAAAGAGGGGCTTCCTGAATGGAAACAATAG